The proteins below are encoded in one region of Bacteroides uniformis:
- a CDS encoding hydrogen peroxide-inducible genes activator, producing the protein MTLQQLEYILAVNQFRHFAKAAEYCRVTQPTLSAMIQKLEEELDTRIFDRSQQPVCPTPVGIHIIEQAQNILVQANRIKNIIEEEKHSLTGTFKLGILPTVAPYLLPRFFPQLMKKYPDLDIRVVEMKTNDIKKALQTGEIDAGIVASLAGMEELQQTPLFYEQFFAYVSREDALFNNEVIRTSDLNGEQLWLLDEGHCFRDQLVRFCQMKSARASQLAYHLGSMETFMRMVESGKGVTFIPELAVLQLGDAQKELVRSFAIPCPTRQVVLLTNKNFIRHTLLEVLVKEIKLSVPKEMLSLKATQAVV; encoded by the coding sequence ATGACTTTACAACAATTGGAATACATCCTTGCCGTCAACCAGTTCCGCCACTTTGCCAAAGCAGCCGAATATTGCCGCGTGACACAGCCCACCCTCAGTGCCATGATTCAGAAACTGGAAGAGGAACTGGACACCCGGATTTTTGACCGCAGCCAGCAGCCGGTATGCCCCACTCCCGTCGGTATCCACATCATAGAACAAGCACAGAATATATTGGTTCAAGCCAACCGTATAAAGAATATTATAGAAGAAGAAAAACACTCACTGACCGGCACCTTCAAGCTGGGCATACTTCCCACCGTAGCTCCTTACCTCCTGCCCCGTTTCTTTCCGCAGCTGATGAAGAAATACCCCGACCTCGACATCCGGGTAGTCGAAATGAAAACAAACGACATCAAGAAAGCCCTGCAGACGGGAGAGATAGATGCAGGTATCGTAGCGAGTCTGGCAGGTATGGAAGAGTTGCAGCAGACGCCGTTGTTCTATGAACAGTTCTTTGCCTACGTGTCGCGCGAAGACGCCCTCTTCAACAACGAGGTAATCCGTACTTCCGACCTGAACGGCGAACAGCTTTGGCTGCTCGACGAGGGCCATTGCTTCCGCGACCAGCTGGTGCGCTTCTGCCAGATGAAGTCGGCACGTGCCAGCCAGCTTGCCTATCACTTGGGCAGCATGGAGACCTTTATGCGCATGGTAGAAAGCGGCAAAGGCGTGACCTTCATCCCCGAACTGGCCGTTCTGCAACTGGGCGATGCCCAGAAAGAGCTGGTACGTTCCTTCGCCATCCCCTGCCCCACCCGCCAGGTCGTGCTGCTGACCAATAAGAACTTTATCCGCCACACGCTGCTCGAAGTGCTGGTTAAGGAGATAAAACTTTCCGTACCCAAGGAAATGCTC